A single genomic interval of Camelina sativa cultivar DH55 chromosome 11, Cs, whole genome shotgun sequence harbors:
- the LOC104721965 gene encoding uncharacterized protein LOC104721965 isoform X1 has product MLTREYAAGLTEFMNVALKQEICLRSDAWADFVKEVLPEDNISPASYNEIEKLVSGLGLPYQMIDVCIDNYMIYWQSDADYLAYRFCGKPRFQNTSGRSRIPFKHMWYLPLADWLKRLYQAERTAAAMRWHQEHSSEGEIVHPSDAEAWKHFQRLYPSFAAESRNVYLGLCTDGFNPFGKHERQYSLWPVILTPYNLPPSLCMKREFLFLYVLVPGPEHPKRCLDVFLQPLIHELKVIWDHGVQAYDVFWQQNFTLRAVLMWTISDFPAYGMLSGWTTHGRLSCPYCQDSTDAFQLKHGRKTSWFDCHRRFLPRSHPYSRNKKLFKKNCTVSDAPPPELDSESILTQLRDFGAEMTTYSGGSVHNPIDGYGEYHNWHKHSISWVLPYWKDLLLKHNLDVMHIEKNVFDNLMNTVLNVPGKTKDNVKSRLDLPLICNRPHLHVLPSGRGPIPKFRLDGDAKDAFFRWIVRKVKFPDGYASNLRNCVDNQEGRLSGMKSHDCHVFMQRLLPFAFVELLPKNEHEAIAGISAFFGTYVQEHLR; this is encoded by the exons ATGCTTACGAGGGAGTATGCAGCAGGGCTCACCGAATTTATGAATGTCGCTTTGAAACAAGAAATCTGCTTAAGAAGTG ATGCTTGGGCAGATTTTGTGAAAGAAGTTTTGCCAGAAGACAACATTTCACCGGCTTCTTATAATGAAATTGAGAAGCTTGTTTCTGGGCTTGGTTTGCCATATCAGATGATCGATGTTTGTATTGACAACTATATGATTTACTGGCAATCTGACGCTGACTACTTAGCCTATCGATTTTGTGGAAAGCCCCGGTTTCAGAATACTAGTGGAAGGTCTCGAATACCTTTTAAGCATATGTGGTATTTACCATTAGCAGATTGGTTGAAGAGGTTATATCAAGCAGAGCGCACAGCTGCAGCAATGAGATGGCACCAAGAGCATTCAAGCGAAGGCGAGATCGTGCATCCCTCAGACGCAGAGGCATGGAAACATTTTCAGAGATTGTATCCTTCTTTCGCAGCAGAAAGTAGGAACGTCTACCTTGGACTATGTACAGATGGTTTCAACCCTTTTGGAAAGCATGAACGACAATATTCTTTGTGGCCAGTTATTCTCACACCTTATAATCTGCCTCCGTCATTGTGCATGAAGCGAGAGTTTCTATTTCTCTATGTGCTTGTTCCTGGTCCAGAACACCCAAAGAGATGCCTTGATGTGTTCTTACAACCGTTGATTCATGAGTTAAAGGTCATATGGGATCACGGAGTTCAAGCCTATGATGTCTTCTGGCAGCAAAACTTTACTCTTCGTGCGGTGCTAATGTGGACTATAAGCGATTTTCCAGCATACGGAATGTTATCAGGATGGACAACGCATGGACGATTATCATGCCCATATTGTCAAGATAGTACAGATGCATTTCAGTTAAAACATGGACGAAAGACAAGTTGGTTTGACTGTCACAGACGATTTCTCCCACGCTCACATCCTTACAGTCgcaacaaaaaattgtttaaaaaaaattgcacaGTTTCAGATGCTCCACCGCCTGAGCTAGATAGTGAAAGTATTTTGACGCAACTTAGGGATTTTGGTGCAGAGATGACAACATATAGCGGTGGAAGTGTGCATAATCCAATTGATGGTTATGGAGAGTACCACAATTGGCATAAACATAGTATTTCCTGGGTGTTGCCTTATTGGAAAGATCTCTTGTTAAAACACAATCTTGATGTCATGCACATTGAAAAGAATGTCTTCGACAACTTGATGAATACCGTTTTAAATGTCCCAgggaaaacaaaagacaatgtGAAGTCGAGATTAGACTTGCCTTTAATATGTAATCGCCCTCATTTACATGTCTTACCAAGCGGAAGAGGTCCTATTCCAAAATTCAGATTAGATGGAGATGCTAAGGATGCATTTTTTAGGTGGATTGTGCGTAAAGTTAAATTCCCTGATGGATATGCTTCCAACTTACGAAACTGTGTTGACAACCAAGAAGGTCGATTATCAGGGATGAAGAGTCATGATTGTCATGTGTTTATGCAACGGTTACTACCATTTGCATTTGTCGAACTCCTTCCCAAAAACGAACATGAAGCTATTGCAG GAATAAGTGCTTTTTTCGGGACCTATGTACAAGAACACTTACGTTAG
- the LOC104721965 gene encoding uncharacterized protein LOC104721965 isoform X2: MKHLPIHLPREAELRGPVQYKWMYPFERFMFHLKKKVKILSRVEGSIIAQSINEERSNFAGHYFPPSVQTKSRKPSRYDDGGEKPQYITQVPDIFSQIGRLSGKPTKRWLTEEEVKHLHTYILLNCEELWPYERIYIEQLRTSYPHIDEETIATMKQNEFQQWMKLYVIKCNSRGERLHTWLEELVDGPLSLAHSSPTYYTRGYAFKVYRERENMTTINSGISTQAGNTIYYGVLNEILEVEFPRVINLKCIIFMCDWYDPSIGRGVRFDKFGVTAVRTSRRLDKYDPFFLTSQGEQVCYIPYPHINKKKDLWIIVTQISPRGRVHSVIENGPLQQTYVGDIGSVELTHDETIPGELEKEITIDNVLDVSEEELGEFEEEPDSALSEYSSDSE; the protein is encoded by the exons ATGAAGCATCTTCCAATTCATCTTCCCAGAGAGGCAGAACTTAGGGGTCCTGTACAGTATAAATGGATGTACCCTTTTGAAAGATTCATGTTTCACTtgaaaaagaaggtaaaaattTTAAGCAGAGTGGAAGGTTCGATTATCGCTCAAAGCATTAATGAAGAAAGATCAAATTTTGCTGGTCACTATTTTCCCCCAAGTGTTCAAACGAAGAGCAGAAAACCAAGCCGTTACGATGATGGTGGAGAAAAACCACAATACATAACCCAAGTTCCTGATATTTTCTCACAAATTGGGCGGTTAAGTGGAAAACCAACTAAGCGGTGGCTAACCGAAGAAGAAGTTAAACACTTGCATACTTACATTCTATTGAATTGTGAGGAACTATGGCCATATGAGAG GATTTATATCGAGCAGTTGCGAACATCATATCCACATATTGATGAGGAGACTATTGCCACCATGAAACAAAATGAGTTTCAACAATGGATGAAATTATAT GTGATAAAATGCAACAGTAGAGGTGAAAGATTACACACTTGGTTAGAAGAGTTGGTTGACGGTCCATTGTCACTTGCACATAGTTCACCTACTTACTACACACGTGGATATGCATTCAAAGTCTATCGCGAGAGAGAGAACATGACAACAATCAACTCCGGGATCAGTACGCAAGCCGGTAATACAATATATTACGGTGTTCTAAATGAGATATTGGAGGTCGAATTTCCAAGAGTAATTAATTTGAAATGCATAATTTTCATGTGTGATTGGTATGATCCATCTATCGGGAGGGGAGTACGTTTTGACAAATTTGGTGTAACTGCAGTAAGAACATCCAGGAGGCTAGATAAATATGATCCTTTTTTCCTAACATCACAGGGGGAGCAAGTGTGTTACATTCCCTATCCtcacattaacaaaaaaaaagatttgtggaTTATTGTTACACAAATAAGCCCGAGAGGTAGAGTGCACAGCGTCATAGAAAATGGCCCTTTGCAACAAACGTATGTTGGGGACATAG GTTCTGTTGAGCTTACTCATGACGAAACTATCCCAGGAGAATTAGAAAAAGAGATCACGATCGATAATGTTTTGGACGTTTCTGAAGAAGAGCTTGGAGAGTTTGAAGAAGAGCCTGATTCCGCATTATCCGAATATTCTTCCGATTCTGAATAA
- the LOC104721965 gene encoding uncharacterized protein LOC104721965 isoform X3 — protein sequence MKAKKNLFDGYIKMWTDEKTIKMATKNSKCRGSIRGGLGVAKHNNGAITYERRWDKMTIELGSPPNMIYFMEQTHLDKKTRTISDMKTKQILEMATSEMEIVQSQRHSQAEDDDSVQSIPLTHDEINSIMRKVVPKVRGKRYGFGNLFDEDSSEASPRQIPKLQEEIKTLKARELEKDAQIKYLIECNKLLLSKFPDLQPPNHPVTTTVEDDDETQP from the exons ATGAAGGCAAAGAAAAATCTCTTTGATGGTTACATCAAGATGTGGACAGACGAAAAGACAATCAAGATGGCAACCAAAAACTCAAAGTGCCGTGGAAGTATAAGGGGTGGTTTAGGTGTTGCTAAACACAACAACGGTGCAATAACATATGAAAGACGTTGGGATAAAATG ACAATTGAACTGGGATCGCCGCCTAATATGATTTATTTCATGGAACAAACGCACTTAGACAAGAAGACGCGTACAATTAGCGATATGAAGACAAAACAGATTCTTGAGATGGCTACAAGTGAGATGGAGATCGTCCAATCTCAACGACATTCTCAAGCTGAAGATGATGACTCGGTTCAGTCAATCCCTCTTACTCATGACGAGATAAACTCTATCATGCGTAAA GTTGTTCCCAAGGTACGAGGAAAACGTTATGGCTTTGGTAACCTTTTTGATGAGGACTCGTCTGAAGCTTCACCACGGCAGATTCCCAAGTTACAAGAAGAGATAAAAACTTTGAAAGCACGTGAACTTGAAAAAGACGCTCAGATCAAGTACCTCATAGAATGCAACAAGCTTCTCCTAAGTAAGTTTCCTGACCTACAGCCACCTAACCACCCAGTGACCACAACGGTGGAGGACGATGATGAAACTCAACCATAA
- the LOC104721966 gene encoding auxin-responsive protein IAA27-like — MSESVVAAEHDYIGLSEFPTMETTTTTMSDKTKTRDNNNDGLNFRATELRLGLPGSESPERVDTRFLSLNKTSCPVSGAKRVFSDAINESNKWVFSPGSTTATGDAGSGSGPGSSVVKDGKSTTFSKPAVPVKEKKSSATAPASKAQVVGWPPIRSFRKNSMASSQSQKPGNNSETEDAEAKSGPEQQPCLYVKVSMEGAPYLRKIDLKTYKSYLELSSALEKMFSCFTIGQFGSHGGCGRDGLNESRLTDLLRCSEYVVTYEDEDSDWMLVGDVPWEMFICSCKKLKIMKSSEAIGLAPRVMEKCRSRN; from the exons atgtCTGAATCTGTAGTAGCAGCAGAGCATGATTACATAGGTTTGTCAGAGTTTCCTACcatggaaacaacaacaacaacaatgtctgacaaaaccaaaaccagagaCAATAACAACGACGGTCTGAATTTCAGGGCAACCGAGCTGAGACTCGGTTTACCCGGTTCTGAGTCACCGGAGAGAGTCGACACAAGATTCTTGTCTCTCAACAAAACTAGCTGTCCTGTGTCAGGTGCCAAAAGGGTGTTCTCTGACGCCATTAATGAGTCTAACAAATGGGTCTTCTCTCCTGGATCCACTACTGCTACTGGTGATGCTGGCTCCGGTTCTGGTCCTGGTAGCTCCGTTGTGAAAGATGGTAAGTCCACTACTTTCTCTAAACCGGCTGTTCCggttaaggagaagaagagctcTGCAACAGCTCCAGCTTCAAa AGCACAAGTGGTGGGTTGGCCACCAATTAGATCATTCAGGAAGAACTCAATGGCTTCTTCTCAATCTCAGAAACCAGGAAATAACTCAGAGACAGAAGATGCAGAGGCTAAGTCTGGACCAGAACAACAACCTTGCTTGTATGTCAAAGTGAGTATGGAAGGTGCTCCTTACTTGAGAAAAATCGATCTCAAGACTTACAAGAGCTACCTTGAGCTCTCTTCTGCTCTTGAGAAGATGTTTAGCTGCTTCACCATCG GTCAGTTTGGGTCTCATGGAGGGTGTGGCAGAGACGGGTTAAACGAGAGTCGCTTGACTGATCTCTTGCGTTGTTCTGAGTATGTTGTTACCTATGAAGATGAAGACAGTGACTGGATGCTGGTCGGTGATGTCCCTTGGGA AATGTTTATATGCTCCTGCAAGAAGCTGAAGATCATGAAGAGCTCCGAGGCTATCGGCCTAG CTCCAAGGGTGATGGAGAAGTGCAGAAGCCGGAACTAG
- the LOC104721968 gene encoding uncharacterized protein LOC104721968 produces the protein MNFGLPGISWFGSISSKKDVPMIETVTSTTSLVEQPEQRKATMSILEQPEQGKSTMSILEQPKQGKGLFDIKIWTWSFSSALPWAANAADGKQKPTTINRGLKRHALSRRSSRSNAVNTVYRFRPYVSKVPWHTGTRAFLSQLFPRYGHYCGPNWSSGKDGGSMVWDQRPIDWLDHCCYCHDIGYDTHDQAELLKADMAFLECLESNKRIVTRGDAQVAHFYKTMCITGLKSILIPYRSYLVKIQYGQNLLDFGWLMSNLSKRNWSFQKIET, from the exons ATGAATTTTGGGTTGCCTGGTATTTCTTGGTTTGGCAGCATCAGTTCGAAGAAGGATGTACCTATGATTGAAACCGTGACATCGACAACGTCTCTTGTGGAACAGCCAGAGCAAAGGAAAGCAACAATGTCTATCCTGGAACAGCCAGAGCAAGGGAAATCGACAATGTCTATCCTGGAACAGCCAAAGCAAGGGAAAGGATTGTTTGATATCAAAATATGGACCTGGTCCTTTAGTTCAGCACTTCCTTGGGCTGCAAATGCTGCTGATGGAAAGCAGAAACCTAcaactataaatagagggcTAAAAAGGCATGCCCTTTCTCGAAGGTCCTCGAGATCCAACGCTGTGAATACTGTTTATCGGTTTAGACCTTATGTTTCGAAGGTTCCCTGGCACACAGGAACAAGGGCGTTTCTCTCACAGCTTTTCCCGAGATACGGACATTATTGTGGACCCAACTGGTCTAGTGGGAAAGATGGGGGTTCCATGGTGTGGGATCAGAGACCTATTGACTGGTTAGATCATTGCTGTTATTGCCATGATATTGGTTATGATACTCATGACCAGGCAGAGTTGCTCAAAGCTGACATGGCGTTTCTTGAGTGTTTGGAATCAAACAAGCGCATAGTTACAAGGGGAGATGCTCAAGTTGCTCACTTTTACAAAACGATGTGCATAACAG GTCTAAAGAGCATACTGATACCTTATAGAAGCTACCTTGTCAAGATACAATATGGGCAAAATTTACTCGACTTTGGCTGGTTAATGAGCAACCTCAGCAAGAGAAACTGGAGTTTTCAGAAGATTGAGACATAA
- the LOC104727689 gene encoding uncharacterized protein LOC104727689, producing MNFGLPGISWFGSISSKKDVPMIETVTSTTSLVEQPEQRKATMSILEQPEQGKSTMSILEQPKQGKGLFDIKIWTWSFSSALPWAANAADGKQKPTTINRGLKRHALSRRSSRSNAVNTVYRFRPYVSKVPWHTGTRAFLSQLFPRYGHYCGPNWSSGKDGGSMVWDQRPIDWLDHXDPATRKRTGPL from the coding sequence ATGAATTTTGGGTTGCCTGGTATTTCTTGGTTTGGCAGCATCAGTTCGAAGAAGGATGTACCTATGATTGAAACCGTGACATCGACAACGTCTCTTGTGGAACAGCCAGAGCAAAGGAAAGCAACAATGTCTATCCTGGAACAGCCAGAGCAAGGGAAATCGACAATGTCTATCCTGGAACAGCCAAAGCAAGGGAAAGGATTGTTTGATATCAAAATATGGACCTGGTCCTTTAGTTCAGCACTTCCTTGGGCTGCAAATGCTGCTGATGGAAAGCAGAAACCTAcaactataaatagagggcTAAAAAGGCATGCCCTTTCTCGAAGGTCCTCGAGATCCAACGCTGTGAATACTGTTTATCGGTTTAGACCTTATGTTTCGAAGGTTCCCTGGCACACAGGAACAAGGGCGTTTCTCTCACAGCTTTTCCCGAGATACGGACATTATTGTGGACCCAACTGGTCTAGTGGGAAAGATGGGGGTTCCATGGTGTGGGATCAGAGACCTATTGACTGGTTAGATCATNCTGATCCAGCAACACGAAAAAGAACCGGGCCATTATAG
- the LOC104721969 gene encoding uncharacterized protein LOC104721969 produces MATITPSSISNAWLIPGAAFNVKKKNDCSIKCSFSGRAGKQNLSSTQRLVLPLSTSLRLFPTHGRQFVLHPHRRATGTDVVAAVEEQDSTTPVVAADEKKTVASEKSDAPATTSQPRGAARPGRKSEMPAVKNEELVPGATFTGKVRAIQPFGAFVDFGAFTDGLVHVSQLSDTFVKDVASVVTIGQEVKVRLVEADIETKRISLSMRENDDPPKRQSGGGDKPRSGGKRDGSKGGQRKGDGFNSKFAKGQMLDGVVKNLTRSGAFITIGEGEEGFLPTAEEADDGIGSMMMGGSSLEAGQEVKVRVLRIARGRVTLTMKEENDGKFDETTTQGVVHTATNPFMLAFRKNEEIAAFLDKREEEAEKQPAEKPVEPEAEASVATGEVEEPSSASAEVTSEEVPSSETPKVEEEEVIATKAEDELPEKEEQTETLAAAAVAEEVVPPIPETKSQEEIVENSIPPNSATDEVSSSETVESEEVEKEAVVAETPVTEAETTASFFPEASSEESGTTATADESIKGISPALVKQLREETGAGMMDCKNALSESEGDMVKAQEYLRKKGLASADKKASRATAEGRIGAYIHDSRIGVLLEVNCETDFVSRGDIFKELVDDLAMQVAACPQVEYLVTEDVSEDIVKKEKEIEMQKEDLLSKPEQIREKIVDGRIKKRLDALALLEQPYIKDDKVIVKDLVKQRIATIGENIKVKRFVRYTLGEGLEKKSQDFAAEVAAQTAAKPKAKEEKEQPKAEEVKEASPAATVVSAALVKQLREETGAGMMDCKKALAETGGDLEKAQEFLRKKGLSSADKKSSRLAAEGRIGSYIHDSRIGVLIEVNCETDFVGRSEKFKELVDDLAMQAVANPQVQYVSIEDIPEEIKQKEKAIEMQREDLLSKPENIREKIVEGRISKRLGEMALLQQPFIKDDSVLVKDLVKQTVATLGENIKVRRFVKFTLGEDN; encoded by the exons ATGGCTACGATTACGCCTTCTTCTATCAGCAATGCCTGGCTCATTCCGGGAGCTGCTTTtaatgtaaagaagaagaatgattgTTCCATCAAATGTAGTTTTTCGGGTAGAGCTGGTAAACAGAATCTTTCATCAACGCAGAGACTAGTTTTGCCTCTTTCGACTTCTCTTAGATTGTTTCCTACTCATGGAAGGCAGTTTGTGTTGCATCCTCATCGTAGAGCTACGGGAACTGATGTTGTTGCGGCAGTAGAGGAACAAGATTCTACTACTCCTGTTGTTGCGGCGGACGAGAAAAAAACCGTGGCTAGTGAGAAGTCAGATGCTCCTGCTACGACATCTCAGCCAAGGGGAGCTGCTAGGCCCGGGAGGAAGAGCGAAATGCCTGCAGTTAAGAACGAGGAGCTTGTTCCTGGTGCTACTTTCACTGGGAAAGTACGAGCGATTCAGCCCTTTGGTGCTTTCGTTGATTTTGGTGCTTTCACTGATGGATTAGTCCATGTGTCTCAGTTGAGTGACACCTTTGTTAAGGATGTTGCGAGTGTTGTCACTATTGGGCAAGAGGTGAAAGTTAGGCTAGTGGAAGCTGACATTGAGACAAAACGTATTTCTCTTAGTATGCGTGAGAATGACGATCCTCCCAAACGCCAGTCCGGTGGTGGTGATAAGCCGAGATCAGGAGGGAAAAGGGATGGTTCAAAAGGAGGACAGAGGAAAGGAGATGGCTTTAACTCAAAGTTTGCGAAAGGGCAGATGTTGGATGGAGTGGTGAAGAATTTAACGAG GTCAGGAGCGTTTATAACTATaggagaaggtgaagaagggTTTTTACCAACAGCTGAGGAAGCAGATGATGGAATTGGAAGCATGATGATGGGTGGCTCTTCTTTGGAAGCTGGACAAGAGGTTAAGGTTCGTGTGTTACGGATAGCAAGGGGACGTGTTACTCTAACGATGAAAGAGGAAAATGATGGTAAGTTTGACGAAACAACCACTCAAGGGGTTGTGCATACAGCCACAAATCCATTTATGCTTGCTTTCCGTAAGAACGAAGAGATTGCTGCGTTTCTTGACAAGAGGGAGGAAGAGGCAGAGAAGCAACCTGCTGAGAAACCAGTAGAGCCTGAAGCTGAAGCCTCTGTCGCCACAGGGGAAGTCGAGGAACCGTCATCTGCCTCAGCTGAGGTAACAAGTGAAGAGGTTCCCTCATCAGAAACTCCcaaggtagaagaagaagaagtgatagCGACCAAAGCTGAAGATGAGTTGCCAGAAAAAGAAGAGCAAACGGAAACACTTGCTGCAGCAGCTGTAGCTGAGGAGGTGGTTCCTCCAATTCCAGAAACCAAAA GTCAAGAGGAAATTGTTGAGAACTCTATTCCTCCGAATTCAGCCACTGACGAAGTTTCATCTTCAGAAACTGTAGAAAGTGAAGAGGTTGAGAAGGAGGCTGTGGTGGCGGAAACACCTGTTACTGAAGCGGAGACTACTGCCTCTTTTTTCCCAGAAGCTTCTTCCGAGGAAAGTGGCACCACCGCTACTGCAGATGAAAGCATCAAAG GCATATCACCAGCTCTAGTGAAGCAGCTCAGAGAAGAAACAGGGGCAGGAATGATGGACTGCAAGAATGCTCTCTCAGAGAGTGAAGGCGATATGGTCAAAGCTCAGGAGTACCTCCGCAAGAAGGGACTAGCAAGCGCAGACAAGAAAGCAAGCAGAGCCACAGCAGAGGGAAGGATCGGTGCTTATATCCACGACAGCAGAATCGGTGTCCTCTTGGAGGTTAATTGTGAAACTGATTTTGTCTCGCGTGGCGACATCTTCAAGGAACTTGTTGATGATCTGGCAATGCAG GTGGCTGCGTGCCCTCAAGTAGAGTACCTTGTAACCGAAGACGTTTCCGAAGATAttgtgaagaaggaaaaagagatAGAGATGCAAAAGGAAGATCTTTTGTCGAAACCAGAGcagataagagagaagatagTTGACGGTCGGATAAAGAAGAGGCTAGATGCACTTGCATTGCTTGAGCAACCATACATTAAAGACGATAAGGTGATTGTGAAGGATCTTGTAAAGCAGAGGATTGCAACCATTGGAGAGAACATCAAGGTGAAGAGATTCGTGAGGTACACTCTCGGAGAAGGCCTTGAGAAAAAAAGCCAGGACTTTGCTGCTGAGGTTGCTGCCCAAACTGCAGCTAAACCGAAAgctaaagaagagaaagaacagcCAAAAGCTGAAGAGGTCAAGGAAGCAAG TCCAGCAGCTACAGTGGTTTCAGCTGCTCTTGTGAAGCAACTGCGTGAAGAGACAGGAGCCGGAATGATGGACTGCAAGAAGGCATTGGCGGAGACAGGAGGAGATCTTGAGAAAGCACAAGAATTCCTCAGAAAGAAGGGTCTCTCATCAGCAGATAAAAAATCAAGCCGGCTTGCAGCAGAAGGGAGAATCGGCTCATACATCCACGACTCTCGGATTGGAGTTCTGATTGAAGTGAACTGTGAGACAGATTTTGTCGGAAGAAGCGAAAAATTTAAGGAATTGGTTGATGATCTTGCAATGCAAGCAGTGGCTAATCCACAG GTGCAATATGTTTCGATAGAGGACATTCCAGAGGAGATAAAGCAGAAAGAAAAAGCGATTGAGATGCAAAGAGAGGATCTTTTGTCGAAACCAGAGAACATAAGGGAGAAGATTGTTGAAGGTAGGATCTCAAAGAGGCTTGGAGAAATGGCATTGCTCCAACAGCCTTTCATTAAAGACGACAGTGTTCTGGTTAAGGATCTGGTGAAGCAAACGGTGGCTACCCTTGGAGAAAACATCAAAGTGAGAAGGTTTGTGAAATTTACTCTTGGAGAAGATAACTGA